In Solanum stenotomum isolate F172 chromosome 6, ASM1918654v1, whole genome shotgun sequence, one DNA window encodes the following:
- the LOC125866782 gene encoding pathogen-associated molecular patterns-induced protein A70-like — protein sequence MIECLASWLTPTVFFCLLNLMIGAIFITSNLKTDKKLITTTTPSLLHRVKSFNFSFPDPFSSQNSQLDPTPSLLQRVKSIKLSFSRPDPDDEIEPQIAVSHVTRSKSATCTEVKVQTRTILVKSASEKKMPVSVPVATEMDLRRPATTRERVMPSLGEDEAVDKKADDFINKFRQQLKLQRLHSILRYNQMLNRGDPSN from the coding sequence ATGATTGAATGTTTAGCTAGCTGGCTCACCCCCACAGTTTTCTTCTGTTTGTTGAATCTCATGATTGGAGCTATTTTCATTACTTCAAATCTCAAAACTGACAAAAAACTCATCACCACAACAACTCCATCTCTGTTACATCGAGTCAAGTCCTTTAATTTCTCTTTCCCTGACCCATTTTCctcccaaaactcacaactcgACCCTACTCCGTCTCTGCTACAACGGGTCAAGTCCATCAAATTGTCTTTCTCACGGCCCGACCCAGATGATGAAATTGAACCGCAGATAGCAGTGAGTCACGTAACAAGAAGTAAGTCTGCCACGTGCACGGAGGTTAAAGTACAAACGAGGACGATATTGGTGAAATCGGCAAGTGAGAAGAAGATGCCGGTGTCCGTACCGGTTGCGACGGAGATGGATTTGCGGCGACCGGCAACGACGAGGGAAAGGGTGATGCCGTCGTTAGGTGAAGATGAAGCAGTTGATAAGAAAGCTGATGATTTCATTAATAAGTTTAGGCAACAGTTGAAGTTACAGAGGCTTCATTCTATTCTTAGGTACAATCAAATGTTGAACAGAGGTGATCCATCCAATTAA